One Anatilimnocola floriformis genomic window, AGAGTCGCGTTGCCGACGGCGGGGAATGCTGGCGGCGCGGCAGCCGCGTATGCGGCTCGCGCGGGGATGGAGTGTTATGTCTTCATGCCCGAAGACACTCCCGCGATCAATCAATATGAATGTGCCCTCGCCGGCGCGAAGACGTTTCTCGTCAACGGACTCATTAACGACTGTGGCCGCCTTGTGCGCGAGGGCAAAGCCGCGATGAACTGGTTCGATCTGTCGACGCTCAAAGAGCCGTATCGCATCGAAGGCAAAAAGACGATGGGCCTCGAGCTCGCCGAGCAGTTCGACTGGCAGCTGCCCGACGTCATTCTCTACCCCACCGGCGGCGGCACCGGCCTCATCGGCATGTGGAAAGCGTTTCAAGAACTGCGTGAGCTCGGTTGGCTCACGACCGCGAACATGCCGCGGATGGTCAGCGTGCAATCGACGGGCTGCGCGCCGATCGTCCGCGCATACGAAAAAGGCGAACGCTTCGCCGATGCATTTCCGAATGCAGCCACCCAAGCCAGCGGCATTCGCGTCCCCGTTGCTGTAGGAGATTTTCTGATCCTCGACGCCGTCCGTCAAAGCAACGGCTGTGCGATCGCTGTCGACGAAACGCAAATTCAGCGCGCGCTGCGCCAGTCGGTCGCCGCCGAAGGGATTCCCATCTGTCCCGAAGCCGCCGCGTGTGTCCTCGCCGCAGAACAACTCCTGGCGAGTGGCTGGTTGAAGCGAGATGAAAAAGTCGTCCTCTTCAACACCGGTGCAGTGCAGAAGTACATTGAAGCCATGAAGACCGATTTGCCGCGGCTGGATAAGAATCAACCGATTGATTGGAGTTCGCTGTAACTCGCGGAAGTCGCATGGCCGAAGCAGAGATCGTCGGATACTCACTCCGCTGGATTCGGCTGGAACGCCGCTCGATTCCATTCATCCGAACATGGCAGTTGTCTCGCACCGACGAACAAGGCCGGCGCTATTTGTCGCGGGTGCGAAAGACTGCGGAGAGAGAGTTTCCCGATGAGAGCATTTTTCGCGTCGTTCGCGAAAGCAGGCTTCGCGGCGGACTGTTGACGCTGGAGCAATTGGCGGCGGCAGTGCGTGTGGGACTCTCTCGAGCGCGGGGATGCCGGCACGTTGCGTATCACGTGTCTGGTGGTCCCACGGATTCGGGTACGCCGCGCCTGTTGATCATCACTCAGATCATTCGCAAGCACGCTTGCGGCAATTGCTGCACGCCCGATTGTGTGGCCAAGGCAGAGCTTTATCTGCGCGGCGGCCGGCTCGTGGCGCGGCGAAATCCGGTCCATTCGCGGGGTGAATATGCCAATTCCAAGTCTTGCAGTTTCGATCGACTTGATTTGTCGATCGAAGCCGTCATCGAACTACAACGAAGAATCTCAGCAGGTGCAATGCCGCCACTGCCGCCACGTGGGCACACCATTGGGATCGGCGATGGCACGCCGGCGGATCTAGAAGGTTTGGCCGACTGCGAAGTCATCACGGTCAGCGATCACAAAGCGCCGGACCTCAGTTGTCTGGCAGCGGCAGTTCGCGCCACCAAAGTCTGCTTCTTGCGCGGCGAACTCAAGGGGAGCCAGATCGATGCACTCCGTTCGATGCCGCAGCTCGAAGAGTTGATCATGTACGAGCCCAGCTTGAATGAAGCGGCCCTGCAGCGAATGCAGTGGCTATCGCCACGGACGGCAATAACTCTTTCGCTCTGGTCAGCCAGCGACGATCAAGTCCAACTTTTGGCGCGCATTCCTGGGCTCACCAACATTAGCTTCCGCGCGCCGCATGTGAGTAGTTTGAGTTTGCGAAAATTAACTCGCCGCGTTTCCTTACGCTCGCTCGATTTCAAGTATGGCCGAGTCACAAGTTTTGGCGCGGCGTTGCTGCCGCGGTTGCCCAAGCTACAGCGGTTGAGCCTGGCAGGCTGCCGTGTCTCGCGCGGCGCCATGTTGCTCGTCGGTCAGTGTTCCGAACTGGAGTCGCTCGACTTGAGTTGCCCGCGCATGAGCGACCGCTATTGCCAAATGCTGGCGGAATTGACGCGGCTAAAAAAGTTGCTGATCGACGGAACGGCTGTTTCCGATCGCGGCTTATCGCTGCTCGCCGGTTGCTCGACGCTGACAGAGATTTCGATCCGGCGCACGGTGCGAATTTCGCGGGCTGCTATCGAGCGTTTTCAAAAGAGACGGCCTGACGTTCAACTGAAGACAGGAACGTCGTTGCCGTTGCTTCCCGACTATTTTAATGAGCTGTTTGGTGGATGAGGCGACTCACAGGTTCCCCGCATCCTGCAAGTCCATAATGAACTTCACCAGAAATGGTTCCACCTGTGTCGCATCGGCCTGAATTTGCGCCTGTTTCATGTTGAAGTGAAACTTCCGCCACGACATTCCTTCCTCATACGTGCACCCCGACAGGTGCCCGAAATGCGGGCGGTCGGGGCAGCAGCGAATGCCGAAGCCGTATTTCCGCATCGGAAACTTATTACCTTTCCCCGCGGCTTCCTTCATTCGATTGTTGTAGATCTCAATCAGCGGCGACACATTCTGCGTCCAGTTGCGCGGCACGCCGCCGCCGAAGGTCCAGATGCCCGCGGCATCGGCGTTGGTCATCAGCTCGAGCAGCTTCGCCGTGTCCTTCTCCATATCCATCACGATCCGCTTCTTACCGGTTAGCTCCCGCAGCTTGTTGGTGCAATAGACATCATTCCCCAGCTCGGAATCGGTAAACGCCGGCACAAAGACCGGCACCTTTTTGCGATAAGCCGACAGCAGAATCGCCGGATGATCGGGGTAGTGATCTTCCAGATATTTTCCGAGCGCGCCGTGCAGCACACTGGGGCTGATCGTCTCCTCGCCGGAGAACGTCGCCAGCGCAGCGCTCATGATCTCGTCGATGTGATCGAAATTCGTCTCCGGCTCGAGCACGTCGGTAACGCGGTTCAACCCGAGCTTCGCCAGCTTTTCGTCGTCATCCTGAGGGTTGTACTTGTAATGCTTCAGCCCCAGCCCCGGCACCAACCCGTGCGCCATCAGCGCCCCTGTGCTCGTCACGCTGTGGATCATGCCGCGATCGATCATTTCGCAGATTACCAGCGACATCTGCGCAATGGTCATCGCCCCCGAGAGGGTCAGAAACCGGATGATCCCCTTCTTCTTCATCATCTGCTGCAGCACTTCCGCCGCCTGCCGCACCTGCATGCCGATACCCGGCATCGTCCCCAGCGACTCCACCAGTTCTCCTACCGTGTGCTTCGTCTCGTTCAGGCGCTCATCCAGCACCAGCGTCAGGATGGGCATGATGAAATTCGGATCCGCGAACACAGCATCCGGGAAAAAACCATCCTTCACCTGCCCCGGCGCGCACAGGTCATACGGGTTGATATAAATCGTCGTCCCCGGCTCGCGAGCAAAGAGCGTTGCTGCGTGACGTTCCGAAAAACTCCCCACCACCACCGCCCGCGTCATCCGCCCCCGGGCCTTCGCTGGCGTCTTTTCATACTCCTCGGGCGTCAGCACCGCGGAAAAGAATTCCGCTTCTTTGACCAGTTGGTGGTTCAACAGCTTCCCCAGCGGCGTGGAAGCGAGCCCGTCGTAAATAATCACCGGCTTTACGCGTTCACCGCACCACGCGGTCAGCGTTGCCGCCACCTCTCCCAGCATCCGTGCACCGAACGCGCAGCGGCTCATCCCATCCACGATGTCGCTTACCGTCTGACACTTCCCCAGATTCAACAATTCCAGCGGCTGCAATTTCAATTTCGTGGCCATCGTTTTCCTGCTACCTCAACTGATAGAACTTCTACCAGCAGAGTGTAACGCCTGCCCGCACTTTCGTGCTCGCCGCTGTGCAAATACGCGCTGCTCACACGCCGATGTCTTCATTCCACAACTGCGGCTTCTCGGCGATGAAATCGCGCAGCAGTTGGATGCATTCGGCGTTGTTGACCACTTCCACCTGCACGCCTTGGCTGCGGAGATAATCGACGCAGCCGGGATAGTTCACGTTTTCGCCGACGATGACTTTCGGAATTTTGTAGAGCAGCGTGGTGCCGGTGCACATCTCGCAGGGGGCGAGGGTGGTGTAGAGCGTAGCCCTCGCATAATCCTTGGCGGGGAGCCGCCCGGCGTTTTCAAAAGCGTCCATTTCGCCGTGCAGAATGGCGCTTCCTTTTTGCACGCGGCGGTTGTGCCCGCGGCCTACGATCTGGCCGTCGATCACGATGACCGAGCCGATCGGAATGCCACCCTCGCGGCGGCCGATGCGGGCTTCTTCGATGGCGGCTTCCAGAAATTCGTCCATGCGGTGTTTCCTCCCTTTCTCGGAGCTTACCAACAGCGGTTCGGCGCGGCGAGGCGGGCGCGAAAGGCGACTTTAGCCGCTGACGTTCGCGGGCAATTTTTGTTACCTTCTGGGTAACTACTTTTTTCGTTGAGATTTCGCGTGACCAAGCCGCAGGTCAAATACCTGGTGTTCGATATCGAGTCTGCCGCCGACGGCGCGCTCGTATCGCGAATTCGTTATCCGGGCGAGGATCTCTCGCCGCAGGAAGCCGTTCAAAAGTACCGCGCCCACCTGATGGCAAAGTACGAGAGCGACTTCATTCCGTACACGTTTCAAATTCCCGTGTCGGTCGTCGTCGCCAAGGTTGCCGCCGATTATCGGCTGCTCGATCTCGTCGCGATCGACGAACCGCACTATCGGCCGCACGTGCTCACCGCCCATTTTTGGAAAGGGTGGGAAGCCTACCGCCGGCCGACGCTGGTTAGTTTCAACGGCCGCACGTTTGATGTGCCGCTGCTCGAACTCGCCTCGTTTCGCTACGGAGTGAACTTGGCCGGCTGGTTCAATATGAACGGTAAGACGTTCGAGCAGCCCCGCAATCGCTACAACACCGAAGCCCATCTCGATCTGCATGATGTGCTGACGAACTTCGGCGCCGCCCGCTTCCAAGGCGGCTTGAATCTCGCCGCGTCGATCCTCGGCAAGCCGGGAAAAATGGACGTCCAAGGGCACATGGTGCAGGACCTGTACGACGCCGGCAAGCTCAACGAGATCACCGATTATTGCCGTTGCGACGTGCTCGATACCTACTTCATTTTTCTCCGCACAGCCGTGATGCTCGGACAGCTGACGCTCGAAGATGAGCAGCAGCGAGTGCACGAAGCCCAGGAATGGCTCGAAGGGCACGCGGTGACGATTCCGATTTTCCGCCGCTATCTCGACTCCTGGGGTCAGTGGCACAACCCGTGGGCGGAACCAGCCGCTGCGACGCCAATTCCAACACCAGCCGAGGTCGCGCAGTGACAAAGGGTCCCGACAAAACGCCCGCCAAGAAGCGTGGTCATCAAAAGCCCGGCGCGGCGCGTCCCGCCGCTGAAGGGGCCGACGACGAACTGCCGATCGCCGGCGTGCGAATCATCGGCGGCAAGTTTCGCGGCCGGCAGTTGCAATACAGCGGCGATCTCCGCACGCGGCCGATGAAGGACCGCACTCGCGAAGCCATTTTCAATCTCATCGGCGTCGATGTCGAAGGGCGACATGCGTTCGA contains:
- a CDS encoding threonine synthase, with the translated sequence MTRFVSHLEGGIDGAHLPVDELQSLHKDRPILVRYDLAAVGKSLTKEKLKSRPETMWRYRELLPYADEKQIVSLGERMSPLLACPRLGAQLGLENLFIKDESQLPTGSFKSRGLAMAITLAKQFGVKRVALPTAGNAGGAAAAYAARAGMECYVFMPEDTPAINQYECALAGAKTFLVNGLINDCGRLVREGKAAMNWFDLSTLKEPYRIEGKKTMGLELAEQFDWQLPDVILYPTGGGTGLIGMWKAFQELRELGWLTTANMPRMVSVQSTGCAPIVRAYEKGERFADAFPNAATQASGIRVPVAVGDFLILDAVRQSNGCAIAVDETQIQRALRQSVAAEGIPICPEAAACVLAAEQLLASGWLKRDEKVVLFNTGAVQKYIEAMKTDLPRLDKNQPIDWSSL
- a CDS encoding deoxyhypusine synthase family protein, with the protein product MATKLKLQPLELLNLGKCQTVSDIVDGMSRCAFGARMLGEVAATLTAWCGERVKPVIIYDGLASTPLGKLLNHQLVKEAEFFSAVLTPEEYEKTPAKARGRMTRAVVVGSFSERHAATLFAREPGTTIYINPYDLCAPGQVKDGFFPDAVFADPNFIMPILTLVLDERLNETKHTVGELVESLGTMPGIGMQVRQAAEVLQQMMKKKGIIRFLTLSGAMTIAQMSLVICEMIDRGMIHSVTSTGALMAHGLVPGLGLKHYKYNPQDDDEKLAKLGLNRVTDVLEPETNFDHIDEIMSAALATFSGEETISPSVLHGALGKYLEDHYPDHPAILLSAYRKKVPVFVPAFTDSELGNDVYCTNKLRELTGKKRIVMDMEKDTAKLLELMTNADAAGIWTFGGGVPRNWTQNVSPLIEIYNNRMKEAAGKGNKFPMRKYGFGIRCCPDRPHFGHLSGCTYEEGMSWRKFHFNMKQAQIQADATQVEPFLVKFIMDLQDAGNL
- a CDS encoding nucleoside deaminase; the encoded protein is MDEFLEAAIEEARIGRREGGIPIGSVIVIDGQIVGRGHNRRVQKGSAILHGEMDAFENAGRLPAKDYARATLYTTLAPCEMCTGTTLLYKIPKVIVGENVNYPGCVDYLRSQGVQVEVVNNAECIQLLRDFIAEKPQLWNEDIGV
- a CDS encoding 3'-5' exonuclease, coding for MTKPQVKYLVFDIESAADGALVSRIRYPGEDLSPQEAVQKYRAHLMAKYESDFIPYTFQIPVSVVVAKVAADYRLLDLVAIDEPHYRPHVLTAHFWKGWEAYRRPTLVSFNGRTFDVPLLELASFRYGVNLAGWFNMNGKTFEQPRNRYNTEAHLDLHDVLTNFGAARFQGGLNLAASILGKPGKMDVQGHMVQDLYDAGKLNEITDYCRCDVLDTYFIFLRTAVMLGQLTLEDEQQRVHEAQEWLEGHAVTIPIFRRYLDSWGQWHNPWAEPAAATPIPTPAEVAQ